DNA from Kitasatospora herbaricolor:
CAGCAGCGCCAGATCCCCGGGGACGGTCATCGGGGTGAACAGTCCGGCCGCCGTACGACCGTTGTTCCCGACCGGCGCCCGGCCGGTCAGTGAACCCGGCGCCGCCACCAGCAACCTGACCACCTGGCCGACCGCCTCCCGGCGGTCCCGGTGGCGCAGCGCCAGGCGGAACATCGCCCAGTGCGCCCGGGTGTGCGGCCAGGCCCAGGGCTGGGAGAGGACGTGCGCCCGTTCCAGGGCGCTCCACATCCCGGCCGGGTCGGTGCTGGTACGGGCCCGGCGCAGTTCGCCCTCGAAGGCTTCGCGGACGCGGGACGGCATGGGGTGCGGCATGGTTCCTCCTGACGGGCCGGTCCGTTCGGAGCCGGCGCGACCCCCAGCCTGCCGGGCGCCGGCCGGCCTGACTTGAACGAACCTGCTGCGATCCTGCCGGTGCGGCCAGGGGCATCGTCAGGCACGGCCTACGGCCACGTCGGTGAGGCCGACGACCCGGGTACCCAGCGCACCCGGTGGGCGAACTCCGAGGGCGGGATGCCGAAGGTCCGGCGGCAGGTCCGGGTGAGGTGCGCCGCGTCGGCGAAGCCCGCCTGGTGCGCCGCCGCCGTCAGCGACGCCCCGGCGGCGATCAGTTCGGTGGCCCGGCGCATCCGCAGCCAGCGCACGTACGGCCGTAGCGGCAGGCCCAGTTCGGCCCGGAACAGGTGGGCCAGCCGGCTCTCCGACAGGCCCACCGCGGCGGCCAGGGCGCCGATCCGCACCTTGCCGTCCGCGACCAGTTCCGGCAGCCGGGCGACCGCCCGCGCCACCGCGGGGTGACGGGCCCGCGCCGGGCCGCCACCGGCCGCCGCGTCCACCAACGCCCCGATCCGGGCGAGGAGTTCCTCGTGCCCACCACCGCTCACCGGTGGCAGCGCCCCGCCCGCGCGGGCCCAGGCGGCCGCGCACCCGGGCGGCTGCGCGCGGCGGGCGAGTTCGCGGCCGGTCACGGAGTCCGGGTCGAGCTGTGCCAGCACGCCCTCGGCGGCGCCCCGCAGCACGGTGTGCTCGGTGTCCGCCGGGACGACCACGGCCCGGCAGACCACCCGCAGGCCGGCGGCGTCGGCGAGTTCCAGCGTGCCCCGGGCGGCCACCAGGACCTGGACCGAGTGGTGGGCGTGCATCGCGGCGGCGCCGATCCGGCCGCCGAACAGCAGCATCCCGGGCCGCACGGTGGCCGCGCCGGTCCATCGGTCCACGGCTGTCGCACCCCCTCGCCCTGCCGGTCCGGGGAGTCTACGTCCGCGGGGCGGGGCGGCGTCCGCCCGGCAGCCCCGGCCCGGCTCCGGCCGTCGGCCCGGCTCCGTTCACCGTCCCCGCACCGGTCACAGACCCGACTTCGGCCGCCGGCCCGAGGACGGACCCGCCCGCCGGACCGGGCGCCCGTACGGCGTCGGGCGGGCGGAGCTCCGCCGGCACCAGGGCGGCGGCCAGCAACGGGAGGGCGACCGTCAGGCCGTAAGCGAGGCCGAAGCCGCCCGCGCCGATCAACCGGGCGGCCAGCGGCGGCACGCAGGCCGCGACCGCGTTCTGGACGGTGGTGTGGATGCCCAGGGCACGGCCCGCCCAGCCGGCCCCCGCGTACTCGGCGACGGCGGTGAAGGAGAGACCGTTGGTGCTCACCGTCAGCACCCCGGTGGCCGCCAGCGCCACCGTCGCGACGGGCGAGCCGGTCAGCACGCAGACCGTCAGCGCCGCCAGCGCCCCGGCGGTCACCAGGGCGAGCACCCGCATCGGCCCGGTCCGGCTGCCCACCACGTCCGACCAGCGGCCCGAGGCCAACCGGGCGCCCGCGCCGCCGACCTGCACACAGGCCAGCAGCGCACCGGCCGTGGAGGGCGCCCAGCCCCGCTCGTCCACCAGCAGCACCAGCGCGAAGGCGGCCACCACGAACTGCGGCACCACCAGCAACGTCGCCGCGCCGTGCAGCCGCCACAGCACCGGCGTCCGGTACGGCGACCCGGCCCGCCCCGGCACGTCCCGGGCAGGCCGGGCCGGATCGCGGACGGCGACCACCACCAGCAGGGCCGCCGTCACGCTCATCGCGCCCAGCACGGCCAGCGCCGTCCCGCGTCCGTGCGCCGCCGTCCGGGGCAGCAGGACGGCGGCGACCGCCATCCCCAGGGGCAGCGAGGTCTGCCGCAGCCCCATCGCGACACCCCGCTCGCGGGCCGGGAACCAGCCGAGGATCAGCCGCCCGCTGGAGGCGTGCGCCGAGGCGCCGGCCGCGCCGGCCAGCACGAAGCAGGCGCCCAGCGCGGCCGTCCCGCGCACCGCCGGCGCGGCCAGCAGCACCAGACCGGCCACGCCCAGCCCGCCCGCCAGCACCCAGCGCTCGCCCCAGCGGTCCGCCGCCGAACCCCAGGCGGCCAGCGTCAACACCAGCCCGGCCGTCGGGCAGGCCGCCAGCAGACCGGCCCGCCCCAGCGACAGACCCTCGTCACGCAGGGCCGGGATCAGGTAGGGCAGCCCGAACTGGAAGGCGCACCCGGCCGTCATCGCCAGCATCCCGACGGCCAGCACCGCCCAGCGCCGCCGGTCCGGCGCCCGTCCGCCGTCCGCTGCCGCCGTGCCCCGCATCCTCGCCACCTCCTGGTCGACCGCCGTGCCCGCCCGACACTCAACCCGAACCGGGCGGGCGGGGGCGGCGGCGTCCAGCAGGCAGACGGCCGGCGTGCCCGCCTGCCCGGGCCTACGGCAGGAAGGCCTCGTGCGGGGTGCCGGGCACGACCGTGCGGGCGGCCAGCCAGGCGGCAGCCATGGCGGTGTCGCCGGCCGCCACGACCCGGCCGGGCAGAGCGGCCAAGGCAGCGGTGAGCGCGTCCCGCACCGGGCCGGGGGAGGCGGCCACCGCGCCGGCCAGCACGATCGGCTCCGGCGGGGCACCGGCCGGCAGGGCGGATTCGACCAGGGCGGCCAGATGCGCAGCCGCACGGGCGGCGATCCGGGCGGCGGCCCCGTCGCCAGCCGCCGCACCGGCGCTGACCAGCGGCGCCAGGGCGGCCGGTGCGGTGGCCGGCGCGTCGTAGACCGCGCGCAGCAGGCCCGCGACGGCGCCGGCCCGGGGGCGGGCGGGGACGCCCAGGGCGGCGAGCACGGCGGTGGTCAGGGCGTCCGGCGCGCCGGACGGCGACCCCAGCGTGTCGAGGGCGTGCCGGGCGGCCTCCCGGCCGAGCCAGAACCCGGAGCCCTCGTCGCCGAGCAGCCAGCCCTGGCCGCCCCGGACGCCGCTGACCCGGCGGCGCTGGAGCCGGCAGGCGACCGCGCCGGTGCCCGCGATCAGCACCACGCCGTCCGGCGCGGCGGTGCCGGCGGCGAAGGCCACCTCCGCGTCCGGCCGCAGGGACAGCCTCAGGTGGCCGGGAACGGCCGGCCCGGCGGCGGTCCGGCACTCCTCGGTGAAGGCCACCGCGGCCGTGTCGGTGGCGAACCGCCGGTAGCCGGCCAGGCCGATCACGCAGGCGGCGAGCCGGTCCGGGTCGTGGTCGCCGAGCGCGGCCCCGATCACCGTGCCGATCCGCTGCGCGGCCGCCGGGCCGCCCTGGGCCTGCGGGTTGCCGCCACCGCCGCGGGCCTCGCCGAGGCGTCGGCCCGTCAGGTCCGCGAGCACGGCCCGGACGGCGGTGCCGCCGGCGTCGACGCCCAGCACCAGGCGCTGCTCGGCGCCGGGCGACGGCCAGGCGCCCGCGTCCCGCGCCCCCGCACCGGTGCGGTCGGCGGAGCCGGTGCCCGGTCCGGTTCCAGGGGCGGGGCCCGGGCCGGTGGCCTGGTCCTCGGGCGCGCTCATGACGGGTCCTCCGGGTCGTGGACGACGGGTGCGGCCGCCGATGCGGCCAGCCTCCGGACGGCGGCCAGCGGCAGACCGCCCGCCGCCCGCAGCGCGGCCCCGGCGGCCTCGGGCCCGACGCCGGCCAGCAGCGAGACCAGCGCGGTCGCCGTCCGGCCTTCGCAGGCGCGCAGCGCCCGCTCGGCCTCGGCGGCCGGCACCCCGCAGGCCAGGGACAGCGTACGGACCGCCCGCCGGTGCAGTTTCGCGTTCCCGGCCGAGGCGGTCACCATCAGGTTCGACCAGGTGTGCCCGGTGCGGACCATCAGCGCGGTCGAGAACATGTTCAGGGCGAGCTTCTGCGCGGTCGCGGCCTTCATCCGGGTGGAGCCGGTGACCACCTCGGGGCCGGTGGCCAGCACGATGTGCAGGTCGGCGTGGGCGGCCAGCGGGGCGGCCGGGTCCCCGGAGAGCAGGGCGGTGACGGCGCCGGCCGCCCGGCCGTGGGTGAGCGCGGCGCCGACGTACGCCGTCCGGCCGCTCGCGCTGATCCCGATCACCAGGTCGCCGGCCCGGACGTCGGCCGTGTCGGCGCCGTCCGCGCGGTCCTCCGCCGCCTCGTCGGCCGTCCGCCCGGCCGCCGGACCGCCCGCCAGGTGCGGACGGACGGTCTCCGGGCCGACGCCGTAGGTGGGCAGCAGTTCGGCGGCGTCGGCCAGGGCGGCCCGGCCGGAGGAGCCCGCACCGAAGTAGTGCACCCGGCCGCTCCGGGCGAGGGCTGCCAGACCGGCCTCCACCAGGGCCTCGATCGCGGGCAGCGCGGCCGCGACGGCGCCGGGCACGCCGGCGTCCTCACGGTTGATCAGGGCGAGGAGGTCGGCGGTGCCGAGCCGGTCCAGGCCGGTGCTGGCCGGGTTGCGCCGCTCGGTCGGGGGCAGCGACTCCTCGGACGGCAGCGGCTCCCCGCCGACCGGCGGGTCCTCGGGGGCGGGCGGTCCGGCGGTGCCGGGTCGGGTCACGGGACGTCCTTCGCGGGCGGTATGGGCCGGGCCGGTGCCTCAGCCCCGTCCCTCGTCCCCCTCGGGCTCGGCGAGGCGGGCCGGGAAGCCGCCGGTGGCGACCGGGCCCCAGCGGCGCGGGGTGATCCGGATCAGCGACTTGCCCTGCTTGACCATCGCCGCCCGGTACTCGTCCCAGTCCGGGTGCTCGCCCGCGATGTTCCGGTAGTACTCGACCAGCGGCTCGACCGCCTCGGGCAGGTCGACGACCTCGGCCTCGCCGTCGATCTGCACCCACGGTCCGTTCCACTCGTCGGACAGCACCACCACGCTGACCGCCGGGTCGCGGCGGGCGTTGCGGACCTTGGCGCGCTCCGGGTACGTGGAGACGACGATCCGGCCGGCGTCGTCCACGCCGCAGGTGAGGGGCGAGGCCTGCGGGGAGCCGTCGGCCCGGCGGGTGAGCAGGAGCGCGCGGTGCCGCGGCCGGACGAAGTCCAGCAACTCGGCGAGTTCCACGCGGGTGTTCGAGGCGATGGAGGGGCTCATGGGGAGGAGCGTAGACGAGCCGGGCCGCCCGGCCGGGGACGTGTCCACCGTGGGCGGGCCCGACGCGAGGGATCCGATATGAAGGCCCGGACATGACGGGCCCGGATTTGACGGGCCCGGACATGACGGCGTCCGCCGGGGGAGCCGGCCGGACAGGCGTGCGGGCCTGTCCGGCCGACCTCCCTGGCGGACGCCGGGTCGGAGGGTGCTGCCCCGAAGGGCGGGTGGCGCTGCGCCGGTCAGGCCGCGACCTGGTCCTGGAGCGAGTACGCCGAACGCAGCCGCTCCTGGGCCGCCGGGCCGCCGCCCAGGCCCGCCGCCGCCAGGTGGTCCAGGCCGAGCAGGGCGGCGCCGAGCACCGGCGGGGCGACCACGATGCGCGGTTCGGCCCGCGGGGCGGCGGCGGCCAGCCGGGCCGTCACGTTGTCGATCAGCAGCGGCTGGCGCGAGGCCAGCACACCGCCGCCGAGTACCACCGGGGTGGGCTCGCCGAGCAGGCCGAGCCGGGTGAGGGCGACGATCGCGAGGCGGGTGATCTCGTCCGCCTGGCGGTCGATCAGCTCCAGCGCCGGGCCGTCGCCGGCCTGCGCGGTGGCGAACAGCACCCGGACGATCTCGTGCAGCCGGCCGCGGTCCAGCTGGCCGAGGTGCATCGCCTCGGCGACGGCGCTGGAGCTCGGCAGGCCGAAGTGCGCGGCGATGGCGGCGGCCAGCGCGGTGGGCGCCCCCCGGCCGTCCTCGGCCCGCACGGCGTGCCACATGCTGCTGGCGGCCAGGCCCGCGCCGCCGCCCCAGTCGCCGGTGAGCTCGCCGAGGGCGGGGAACCGCGCCGTCCGGCCGTCCGGCAGCAGGCCCACGCAGTTGATGCCCGCGCCGCAGACCACGGCGACCCCGCGCGGCCCGTCGGTACCGGCCCGCAGCAGGCCGAAGGTGTCGTTGACGACGTCCGCGGTGACGCCCCAGGGCTGCTCCGCGATGGCGGCCTGCAGCAGCCGCTCCTCCACCGGGAGGTCGGCGTTGGCCAGACAGGCGCTGACGTGGCTGGTCAGCGGTCTGCCGCCGAGGGTGTGGCCGGCCTGCGCGGCCGCGGCCGCGACCAGCGGCACCAGGGCGGCGATCGCGGCCTTCGGGCCGACCAGGTGCGGCTGGAAGCCGCCGCCCCGGGCGCTGCCGAGGACGGTGCCGTCGGCGGCGACGAGGGCGACGTCGGTCTTGCTGTTGCCGGCGTCGATGGCCAGGACGCCGGGCAGGAGTGGATCGGGCTGGTGGGTCATCAGGTCCCCGCGCTCGTACGTGCCCCGGCCGTCGTCCCGACCGGGGTTTCTGGGTGCTGCTGAGGGCTGCTCAGGCCCAGCTGAGGTGCTCGCGGTTGTTGGCGAGCAGGCTGTCCGTCAGCTTGTCCGCGAGCTCCAGCTGGCCGACCAGCGGGTGCGCGAGCAGGGCGTCGAAGACCCGGTCCCGGCCACCCTTGAGCGCGGCCTCCAGGGCGAGCTGCTCGTACGC
Protein-coding regions in this window:
- a CDS encoding MFS transporter — translated: MRGTAAADGGRAPDRRRWAVLAVGMLAMTAGCAFQFGLPYLIPALRDEGLSLGRAGLLAACPTAGLVLTLAAWGSAADRWGERWVLAGGLGVAGLVLLAAPAVRGTAALGACFVLAGAAGASAHASSGRLILGWFPARERGVAMGLRQTSLPLGMAVAAVLLPRTAAHGRGTALAVLGAMSVTAALLVVVAVRDPARPARDVPGRAGSPYRTPVLWRLHGAATLLVVPQFVVAAFALVLLVDERGWAPSTAGALLACVQVGGAGARLASGRWSDVVGSRTGPMRVLALVTAGALAALTVCVLTGSPVATVALAATGVLTVSTNGLSFTAVAEYAGAGWAGRALGIHTTVQNAVAACVPPLAARLIGAGGFGLAYGLTVALPLLAAALVPAELRPPDAVRAPGPAGGSVLGPAAEVGSVTGAGTVNGAGPTAGAGPGLPGGRRPAPRT
- a CDS encoding N-acetylglucosamine kinase translates to MSAPEDQATGPGPAPGTGPGTGSADRTGAGARDAGAWPSPGAEQRLVLGVDAGGTAVRAVLADLTGRRLGEARGGGGNPQAQGGPAAAQRIGTVIGAALGDHDPDRLAACVIGLAGYRRFATDTAAVAFTEECRTAAGPAVPGHLRLSLRPDAEVAFAAGTAAPDGVVLIAGTGAVACRLQRRRVSGVRGGQGWLLGDEGSGFWLGREAARHALDTLGSPSGAPDALTTAVLAALGVPARPRAGAVAGLLRAVYDAPATAPAALAPLVSAGAAAGDGAAARIAARAAAHLAALVESALPAGAPPEPIVLAGAVAASPGPVRDALTAALAALPGRVVAAGDTAMAAAWLAARTVVPGTPHEAFLP
- a CDS encoding DUF3703 domain-containing protein — protein: MPHPMPSRVREAFEGELRRARTSTDPAGMWSALERAHVLSQPWAWPHTRAHWAMFRLALRHRDRREAVGQVVRLLVAAPGSLTGRAPVGNNGRTAAGLFTPMTVPGDLALLLADRPGAASSRAAG
- a CDS encoding N-acetylglucosamine kinase, whose protein sequence is MTHQPDPLLPGVLAIDAGNSKTDVALVAADGTVLGSARGGGFQPHLVGPKAAIAALVPLVAAAAAQAGHTLGGRPLTSHVSACLANADLPVEERLLQAAIAEQPWGVTADVVNDTFGLLRAGTDGPRGVAVVCGAGINCVGLLPDGRTARFPALGELTGDWGGGAGLAASSMWHAVRAEDGRGAPTALAAAIAAHFGLPSSSAVAEAMHLGQLDRGRLHEIVRVLFATAQAGDGPALELIDRQADEITRLAIVALTRLGLLGEPTPVVLGGGVLASRQPLLIDNVTARLAAAAPRAEPRIVVAPPVLGAALLGLDHLAAAGLGGGPAAQERLRSAYSLQDQVAA
- a CDS encoding N-acetylmuramic acid 6-phosphate etherase, translated to MTRPGTAGPPAPEDPPVGGEPLPSEESLPPTERRNPASTGLDRLGTADLLALINREDAGVPGAVAAALPAIEALVEAGLAALARSGRVHYFGAGSSGRAALADAAELLPTYGVGPETVRPHLAGGPAAGRTADEAAEDRADGADTADVRAGDLVIGISASGRTAYVGAALTHGRAAGAVTALLSGDPAAPLAAHADLHIVLATGPEVVTGSTRMKAATAQKLALNMFSTALMVRTGHTWSNLMVTASAGNAKLHRRAVRTLSLACGVPAAEAERALRACEGRTATALVSLLAGVGPEAAGAALRAAGGLPLAAVRRLAASAAAPVVHDPEDPS
- a CDS encoding PPOX class F420-dependent oxidoreductase, whose product is MSPSIASNTRVELAELLDFVRPRHRALLLTRRADGSPQASPLTCGVDDAGRIVVSTYPERAKVRNARRDPAVSVVVLSDEWNGPWVQIDGEAEVVDLPEAVEPLVEYYRNIAGEHPDWDEYRAAMVKQGKSLIRITPRRWGPVATGGFPARLAEPEGDEGRG
- a CDS encoding helix-turn-helix transcriptional regulator — protein: MDRWTGAATVRPGMLLFGGRIGAAAMHAHHSVQVLVAARGTLELADAAGLRVVCRAVVVPADTEHTVLRGAAEGVLAQLDPDSVTGRELARRAQPPGCAAAWARAGGALPPVSGGGHEELLARIGALVDAAAGGGPARARHPAVARAVARLPELVADGKVRIGALAAAVGLSESRLAHLFRAELGLPLRPYVRWLRMRRATELIAAGASLTAAAHQAGFADAAHLTRTCRRTFGIPPSEFAHRVRWVPGSSASPTWP